The proteins below are encoded in one region of Avibacterium volantium:
- a CDS encoding ABC transporter permease: MFWRLIINALRLRLQRVMIIFAALTVGASIVTAMAAVYFDINTKMSQELRTFGANFYIGSNSSGLMNEKDFNQILSQAPQGLITAASPYLYGVARADLEKVVIMGVWFDAMRTLSPYWQITGSPIGVNFDDRNAMIGKSLAQRLNLNLGDKITLNKGTEKHHFTIKAIVESGDATDNMLIVNLEFAQQWLDKTGLITNALLNVKNDQGQVSQFAQQLQQRYPDLAIRPILKVSASEGQILDKIKGLMGLISVVILILATLCVNTTLIAIVGERAKEFALQKALGAKQQDIIKQIGTEILLIAFCAIVVGLILGYLLAQILGITVFKAYIDLRLPVIPITILLSLTVAFVAVIVPTRRALEIQTANVLKGE, encoded by the coding sequence ATGTTTTGGCGTTTAATTATCAATGCGTTACGCTTGCGCTTGCAACGGGTGATGATTATTTTCGCAGCACTCACTGTCGGCGCAAGTATCGTTACTGCAATGGCTGCGGTGTATTTCGACATCAACACCAAAATGAGCCAAGAACTGCGCACCTTTGGGGCCAATTTTTACATCGGTTCAAACAGCAGTGGCTTGATGAACGAAAAAGATTTCAACCAAATTCTCAGCCAAGCACCGCAAGGCTTAATTACGGCCGCTAGTCCTTACCTTTATGGCGTGGCACGGGCAGATTTAGAAAAAGTGGTGATAATGGGCGTGTGGTTTGATGCAATGCGAACCCTTTCCCCTTATTGGCAAATCACAGGATCACCCATTGGGGTGAATTTTGATGATCGCAATGCGATGATCGGCAAATCCCTTGCCCAACGGTTAAACCTGAACCTTGGCGATAAAATCACCTTGAACAAAGGAACAGAAAAGCACCACTTTACCATTAAAGCTATTGTAGAAAGTGGTGATGCCACGGACAATATGCTGATTGTCAATCTTGAATTTGCCCAACAATGGCTAGATAAAACGGGCTTAATCACCAATGCGCTTCTCAATGTGAAAAACGATCAAGGACAAGTCAGTCAATTCGCCCAACAATTACAACAGCGCTATCCTGATCTTGCCATTCGCCCGATTCTAAAAGTGTCTGCCTCAGAAGGGCAAATTTTGGATAAAATCAAAGGCTTAATGGGCTTGATTTCAGTGGTGATTTTAATTCTCGCCACCCTTTGCGTGAACACCACCTTAATTGCCATTGTAGGCGAACGAGCGAAAGAATTTGCGCTGCAAAAAGCCTTAGGTGCAAAACAGCAAGATATTATTAAGCAAATTGGCACAGAAATTTTACTTATCGCATTTTGTGCTATTGTCGTGGGGCTAATCTTAGGGTATTTACTAGCACAAATTCTCGGTATCACCGTGTTTAAAGCCTATATTGATTTGCGCTTACCTGTGATTCCAATCACAATTCTGCTCTCGCTCACCGTGGCTTTTGTTGCCGTGATTGTGCCAACGC
- a CDS encoding ABC transporter permease, producing MLSRMLLQSWRHGLKRKLLAIMTIFLAAGLVSALLAVSIDIGDKMARELKSYGANILIEPASSAVLSAEINGGNSLSTQDFLDEKELPNVKDIFWRNNIVGFAPLLSAEVEGKNLTQNNTHNISILGTFFDRPIAIPDEDDYHTGQRIISPYWKVQGQWVDDSQKNIGENIPALLGNQLANRTRWKIGDQIQLNYHEGETQRQLDLHIVGILSTGGAEEQQLVLPLSAVQNLLNLSGKVQAIKVSALTVPENKLSRKARDNPDALAAEEYDRWYCTAYVSSISHQLEEAISGAVVRPIWQVAASEGVVIEKIQLLLAVVTVAALVAAAMGIASLMTTTIIERSKEIGLMKALGAYQWQIVLLFYCEAIISALLGGALGCVAGWGLAKFIGITLFGSPLDFAWIVVPCVLVLSMIIALIGTWFPAHRIAQLYPVEVLYGRQ from the coding sequence ATGCTCAGTCGAATGTTATTGCAATCTTGGCGGCACGGTTTAAAGCGCAAATTGCTCGCCATTATGACTATTTTTCTCGCCGCGGGGCTGGTTTCTGCCCTGCTTGCGGTGTCCATTGATATTGGCGATAAAATGGCGCGTGAGCTGAAATCCTATGGCGCTAATATTTTGATCGAACCTGCCAGCAGTGCGGTGCTTTCCGCAGAAATAAACGGAGGAAACAGCCTTTCCACGCAGGATTTTTTAGATGAAAAAGAATTGCCCAATGTGAAAGATATTTTCTGGCGTAATAACATTGTGGGCTTTGCGCCACTGCTCAGTGCAGAAGTGGAAGGCAAAAATCTGACGCAGAACAATACCCATAACATCAGCATTTTAGGCACATTTTTCGATCGTCCCATTGCCATTCCTGATGAAGATGACTACCACACTGGGCAACGCATTATTAGCCCTTATTGGAAAGTGCAAGGGCAATGGGTGGACGATAGCCAGAAAAATATTGGCGAAAATATCCCCGCACTTTTAGGCAATCAATTAGCCAATCGCACGCGGTGGAAAATCGGTGATCAAATTCAACTGAATTATCACGAGGGCGAAACGCAACGCCAGCTTGATCTTCATATTGTCGGGATTTTAAGTACCGGTGGCGCGGAAGAACAACAGCTCGTGCTGCCCTTAAGTGCGGTGCAAAATTTGTTAAATTTATCTGGCAAAGTGCAAGCGATCAAGGTTTCCGCGCTTACCGTGCCAGAAAATAAACTTTCGCGCAAAGCCCGAGATAACCCCGATGCCTTAGCCGCCGAAGAATACGATCGCTGGTATTGCACCGCTTATGTGTCTTCAATTTCTCATCAGTTAGAAGAAGCCATTTCAGGCGCAGTCGTTCGCCCAATTTGGCAAGTTGCGGCTTCTGAAGGAGTGGTAATTGAAAAAATCCAGCTCTTGCTCGCGGTGGTAACCGTTGCGGCATTAGTCGCTGCGGCGATGGGGATTGCTTCGTTGATGACCACCACCATTATTGAACGCAGTAAAGAAATCGGCTTGATGAAAGCCCTTGGGGCTTACCAATGGCAAATTGTCTTACTATTTTATTGCGAAGCCATTATCAGCGCCCTACTCGGTGGTGCGCTTGGTTGCGTAGCAGGTTGGGGGTTGGCCAAATTTATCGGCATTACCCTATTCGGCTCGCCTTTAGATTTCGCTTGGATCGTAGTGCCTTGCGTGTTGGTACTGTCAATGATCATTGCCTTAATCGGCACTTGGTTCCCTGCTCATCGCATTGCTCAGCTTTATCCTGTGGAGGTGTTGTATGGCCGCCAATAA
- a CDS encoding Fe-S-containing protein, with protein MNYYFVFFLQSVLPIALLLGVNWLKYDNLNLKRILWFSLLGLSCGAVGYLQLPASQSMKLGLSIFLMAIFALFYLAHFIRSNKLAYFCQFVLCFAAGVLWARDPNISAITNTDVINTDFILHLSAVIFALIFCFLFASWLYLLLKQTKTAKKCTALPFLLISLTTLFLLLPLIGEVLLGLIKLQVIDLTKARLSFVAKSSNLISYSNYFIAALTALSLILFALKIHSANKTVVNNTLHPIEKRKKLALLQTSQRTLFWGSIALLTIVSAQLYWDQIASRPPQLSEAKPVTLDKQNRIHIPIEEVKDGKLHRFVWIASDGKAVRFFLINRSSKNLSLAAVFDACILCGDQGYVMEGDQVVCVGCGVRMFIPSIGKPGGCNPVPIEDWQQTDSEVIISKKSLEDGLNYFSTIVELTVKDPVDGTTLKNTTAEHKYNYAGKTYFFANEQNLNAFRDHPENYVAKEENP; from the coding sequence ATGAACTACTACTTCGTTTTTTTCCTTCAATCTGTTTTGCCGATTGCTTTGTTATTAGGCGTGAATTGGCTGAAATATGACAACCTTAATTTAAAACGAATCCTTTGGTTTTCTCTGCTGGGGCTTAGTTGTGGGGCGGTGGGTTATTTGCAGTTGCCTGCTTCTCAATCGATGAAACTGGGGCTAAGTATTTTCTTAATGGCGATTTTTGCGCTGTTTTATCTTGCCCATTTTATCCGTTCAAACAAGCTCGCATATTTTTGCCAATTTGTGCTTTGTTTTGCCGCAGGTGTGCTATGGGCGCGCGATCCGAATATTTCCGCCATTACCAACACGGACGTGATTAACACGGATTTTATCCTGCACCTAAGTGCGGTGATTTTTGCCCTAATATTTTGCTTTTTATTTGCATCTTGGCTTTATCTTTTATTAAAACAAACAAAAACAGCGAAAAAATGCACCGCTCTTCCCTTTTTGCTGATTTCGCTCACTACCCTATTTTTACTCTTGCCTTTAATCGGTGAAGTATTACTTGGCTTGATAAAATTACAAGTGATTGATCTCACCAAAGCGCGGTTAAGTTTCGTGGCAAAATCCAGCAATTTAATCAGTTATAGCAATTATTTTATCGCCGCACTTACCGCATTAAGCCTGATTTTATTTGCGCTTAAAATCCATTCTGCCAACAAAACTGTGGTAAACAATACGCTTCACCCCATTGAAAAACGGAAAAAATTAGCCCTATTACAAACCAGCCAACGCACGCTTTTCTGGGGAAGCATCGCCTTATTGACCATTGTTTCTGCGCAACTTTATTGGGATCAAATCGCTTCTCGCCCACCGCAACTTTCTGAAGCAAAACCTGTTACGCTCGATAAACAAAACCGCATTCATATTCCGATTGAAGAAGTGAAAGACGGCAAGCTACACCGCTTTGTATGGATCGCCAGTGACGGCAAAGCGGTGCGTTTTTTCCTGATCAACCGCTCAAGCAAAAATCTCAGCCTAGCCGCGGTATTTGACGCTTGCATTTTATGCGGCGATCAAGGCTATGTCATGGAAGGGGATCAAGTAGTTTGCGTGGGCTGTGGCGTGCGAATGTTTATTCCGTCCATCGGCAAACCGGGCGGCTGTAACCCTGTTCCGATTGAAGATTGGCAGCAAACGGACAGCGAAGTGATCATCAGCAAAAAAAGCCTTGAAGACGGCTTAAACTATTTTTCCACCATTGTGGAATTAACGGTGAAAGATCCTGTGGACGGCACAACATTGAAAAATACCACAGCGGAGCATAAATATAATTATGCGGGCAAAACCTATTTCTTTGCCAACGAACAAAATCTCAATGCTTTCCGCGATCACCCTGAAAATTATGTGGCGAAAGAGGAAAATCCCTAA
- a CDS encoding iron transporter, whose translation MKKTFVAATLLAGILTAPSALAFKEYPIGEAVTMNGMEIAAVYLQPIDMEPRGMGLSAKDSDIHLEADIHATKGNDNGFGEGEWMPYLTIAYTLVNTDTGEKQEGTFMPMVAGDGPHYGANVKMMGVGNYKVTYHIDPPSKAGMHRHTDSETGVGRWWKPFDVSYEFKFTGLK comes from the coding sequence ATGAAAAAAACATTCGTTGCAGCGACTTTATTAGCAGGAATTTTAACTGCCCCTTCAGCCCTTGCCTTCAAAGAATACCCAATTGGTGAAGCGGTAACAATGAATGGTATGGAAATTGCTGCCGTTTATTTACAGCCTATTGATATGGAACCGCGTGGAATGGGCTTATCTGCTAAGGACTCAGACATTCACCTTGAAGCAGATATTCACGCTACCAAAGGCAACGACAACGGTTTTGGCGAAGGCGAATGGATGCCATATTTAACCATCGCTTACACCTTGGTAAACACCGACACTGGTGAAAAACAAGAAGGCACGTTTATGCCAATGGTCGCAGGCGATGGCCCACATTATGGTGCAAACGTAAAAATGATGGGCGTGGGTAACTACAAAGTCACCTACCACATCGACCCACCATCAAAAGCCGGTATGCACCGCCACACCGACAGTGAAACAGGTGTAGGCCGCTGGTGGAAACCTTTTGATGTAAGCTATGAGTTTAAATTTACTGGGTTGAAATAA
- a CDS encoding FTR1 family iron permease: MVFLRYCRYLLCLTLLFFTSFSFASENYQQWVQDIENRLDKTAQLYQEKQIDDARTEVQMAYFEVFENLEGPIRINFSAQKSYQMEAMFGEIRKMIGEGKPLNEVQAKINQLKQDLQAVLPVLEQGHQLNASTQHDVYQHEEIAPYWQESFKIIDDLLAQAIGDYQKGEFAQAKKRIQQAQYDGYKNSEMEMSIRKNRSAAASASINQQFYDLIKLSEQPEQINALGYQITTLLQDIEEQLPQLPTTKAAQATTQSAVQNSQDFSDKQNWSEVATQVNAGIKNAIALFEKGENKKAMLAVQDTYFDIFENSGMENKIGSRDSNFKTEIEGYFTRLVSLMKANQPAEQLHQQAQGLAQNLNKAVEMLQGNQQSDWAMFLYSFLIMLREGLEALLIVAAIVAYLVKNNHQDKLPVIKQSVYVALIASVITAAIFQLVFSNSGASRELLEGFTMMIAVVMLFMMSYWLLSKVEAQNWKRYLEGKLSAALSTGSLIGLWITSFLAVYREGAETVLFYYALVGDATNAMSYVYLFAGIVAGVVVLAICYVIMRYSVVKLPLKPFFMFTGSFMYLMAFIFAGKSVLELIEGKLFEPTLVANVPEISWLGIYPYIETLTPQAILLIAAVFALFYMKHQSKKQA; the protein is encoded by the coding sequence ATGGTGTTTTTGCGTTATTGTCGTTATCTGCTGTGCTTAACTTTACTCTTTTTTACTTCTTTCTCCTTCGCTTCTGAAAACTATCAACAATGGGTACAAGACATTGAAAACCGTCTTGATAAAACCGCTCAGCTTTACCAAGAAAAGCAAATTGATGATGCACGCACCGAAGTGCAAATGGCTTATTTTGAAGTATTTGAGAATTTAGAGGGTCCGATTCGCATTAACTTTTCCGCACAAAAAAGCTACCAAATGGAAGCGATGTTTGGGGAAATTCGTAAAATGATTGGTGAGGGGAAACCGCTGAATGAGGTGCAGGCAAAAATCAATCAACTCAAACAAGACCTTCAAGCGGTTTTACCCGTTTTAGAGCAAGGGCATCAGCTCAACGCGTCCACGCAACACGATGTGTATCAACACGAAGAAATCGCTCCTTATTGGCAAGAAAGTTTTAAAATCATTGATGATTTACTCGCCCAAGCAATTGGCGACTATCAAAAAGGGGAATTTGCTCAGGCAAAGAAACGCATTCAGCAAGCTCAATATGATGGCTATAAAAATAGCGAAATGGAAATGTCCATTCGTAAAAATCGTTCCGCCGCGGCTTCGGCGAGCATTAATCAACAGTTTTACGATTTGATTAAACTCAGCGAGCAACCCGAGCAAATTAATGCGTTAGGCTATCAAATCACCACTCTGTTACAAGATATTGAAGAACAGCTCCCGCAACTGCCAACCACCAAAGCGGCACAGGCAACAACGCAAAGTGCGGTGCAAAATTCGCAAGATTTTTCTGATAAGCAAAACTGGAGCGAGGTGGCAACTCAGGTTAATGCGGGGATCAAAAATGCCATTGCCCTGTTTGAAAAAGGCGAAAACAAAAAAGCGATGCTTGCGGTGCAAGATACTTATTTCGATATTTTTGAAAATAGCGGAATGGAAAACAAAATTGGTTCGCGCGATAGCAATTTTAAAACAGAAATTGAGGGCTACTTCACTCGCTTAGTGAGCCTGATGAAAGCTAATCAGCCCGCTGAACAACTGCATCAACAAGCACAAGGTTTAGCACAAAACCTAAATAAAGCGGTGGAAATGTTGCAAGGCAATCAACAAAGCGATTGGGCAATGTTCCTTTATAGCTTCTTAATTATGCTGCGTGAGGGCTTAGAAGCCTTGCTGATTGTGGCAGCGATTGTAGCTTATTTAGTGAAAAACAATCATCAAGATAAATTGCCAGTAATTAAACAATCGGTCTATGTGGCGTTGATTGCCAGTGTTATCACCGCGGCTATTTTCCAACTGGTGTTCTCTAATTCGGGGGCAAGCCGTGAATTACTCGAAGGTTTCACGATGATGATTGCCGTGGTAATGCTCTTTATGATGAGCTATTGGCTACTTTCCAAAGTGGAAGCACAAAATTGGAAACGCTATTTAGAAGGAAAACTGTCCGCCGCGCTCAGTACCGGATCGCTCATTGGTTTATGGATCACCAGTTTCCTTGCCGTATATCGCGAGGGCGCAGAAACCGTGTTGTTCTATTATGCACTGGTTGGCGATGCCACTAACGCGATGAGTTATGTGTATTTATTCGCTGGCATTGTGGCGGGCGTTGTGGTACTTGCTATTTGCTATGTGATTATGCGTTATTCGGTGGTGAAGTTGCCACTAAAACCGTTCTTTATGTTTACTGGTTCTTTTATGTATTTAATGGCATTTATTTTCGCAGGAAAATCGGTGCTAGAACTGATTGAAGGAAAACTGTTTGAGCCAACACTGGTTGCCAATGTGCCAGAAATTTCGTGGCTCGGCATTTATCCTTACATTGAAACCCTAACGCCTCAGGCTATTTTACTTATCGCAGCCGTTTTTGCTTTGTTCTATATGAAACACCAAAGCAAAAAACAGGCTTAA